From the genome of Paraburkholderia aromaticivorans, one region includes:
- the cheD gene encoding chemoreceptor glutamine deamidase CheD has translation MSSALPIATNLYYDNHFQRPGVKLLPNEFYTTHEDMVLVTVLGSCVAACIQDRTAGIGGMNHFMLPDDGADVGQAASDSMRYGAYAMEVLINELIKAGGRRERFEAKVFGGGAVLAGMTTMNIGDRNSEFVRRYLALEKIRIVAEDLQGSHPRKVAFMPRTGQVMVKKLRLQQEAGVAEREQALMRQSAQARAERLAAARKRVELFATPAASRPRVELFSTPAAARPKVELFGTSPRPINSNNARTTEEA, from the coding sequence ATGAGCAGCGCCCTGCCAATCGCCACCAATCTGTATTACGACAACCACTTCCAACGCCCCGGCGTGAAGCTGTTGCCGAACGAGTTCTACACCACCCATGAAGACATGGTGCTGGTCACCGTGCTGGGTTCCTGCGTGGCGGCCTGCATTCAGGATCGCACGGCCGGGATCGGCGGCATGAACCATTTCATGTTGCCCGACGACGGCGCGGACGTCGGCCAGGCCGCCTCGGATTCGATGCGCTACGGTGCGTACGCAATGGAAGTGCTGATCAACGAACTCATCAAGGCCGGCGGCCGGCGTGAGCGCTTCGAAGCCAAGGTGTTCGGCGGCGGCGCTGTGCTCGCCGGCATGACGACGATGAATATCGGCGACCGCAATTCGGAGTTCGTGCGCCGCTATCTGGCGCTCGAGAAGATTCGCATCGTCGCCGAGGACTTGCAGGGCTCGCATCCGCGCAAGGTGGCTTTCATGCCGCGCACCGGCCAGGTAATGGTGAAGAAGTTGCGCTTGCAGCAGGAAGCGGGCGTGGCCGAGCGCGAACAGGCGCTGATGCGGCAAAGCGCGCAGGCGCGCGCCGAGCGGCTCGCCGCGGCGCGCAAACGGGTGGAGTTGTTCGCGACGCCAGCCGCGTCGAGACCCAGGGTCGAACTGTTTTCGACGCCGGCCGCCGCCCGCCCGAAGGTCGAGCTGTTCGGGACGAGCCCGCGCCCGATTAATTCAAACAACGCCAGAACTACAGAGGAGGCGTGA
- a CDS encoding protein-glutamate methylesterase/protein-glutamine glutaminase, producing MQKIKVLCVDDSALIRSLMTEIINGQPDMTVVATAPDPLVARELIKQHNPDVLTLDVEMPRMDGLDFLEKLMRLRPMPVVMVSSLTERGNEITLRALELGAVDFVTKPKVGIRDGMLDYSEKLADKIRAAARARVRQAAPVQHAAAHAAHAPVGAAPLFNNPLLSTEKLIIVGASTGGTEAIREVLVPLPPDAPAVLIAQHMPPGFTKSFAQRLNGLCRITVKEAEHGERVLPGHAYIAPGHAHLLLARSGANYIAHLSDDPPVNRHRPSVDVLFRSAAQHAGKNAVGVILTGMGRDGAAGLLDMKKAGAYTLAQDEASCIVFGMPREAIALGAADEIASLPEMSRRVMARLSSMGDRVQRV from the coding sequence GTGCAAAAGATCAAAGTACTGTGCGTCGACGATTCGGCGCTGATCCGCAGCTTGATGACGGAAATCATCAACGGCCAGCCGGACATGACGGTGGTGGCGACCGCACCCGACCCGCTGGTCGCGCGCGAACTCATCAAGCAGCACAATCCTGACGTCCTGACGCTCGACGTCGAAATGCCGCGCATGGACGGGCTCGATTTCCTCGAGAAACTGATGCGTCTGCGGCCGATGCCGGTCGTGATGGTCTCGTCGCTGACCGAGCGCGGCAACGAAATCACGCTGCGCGCGCTGGAACTCGGCGCGGTCGACTTCGTCACCAAGCCTAAGGTCGGCATTCGCGACGGCATGCTCGACTACTCGGAGAAGCTCGCCGACAAGATTCGCGCGGCGGCCCGCGCCCGCGTGCGCCAGGCCGCGCCGGTGCAGCACGCGGCCGCTCATGCCGCGCATGCGCCGGTCGGCGCCGCGCCGCTGTTCAATAATCCGCTGCTCAGTACCGAGAAGCTGATCATCGTCGGCGCGTCGACGGGCGGCACCGAAGCGATCCGCGAGGTGCTGGTGCCGCTGCCGCCGGATGCGCCCGCGGTGCTGATCGCGCAGCACATGCCGCCGGGTTTCACAAAATCTTTTGCGCAACGCCTCAATGGTTTGTGCCGGATTACCGTTAAAGAGGCAGAGCACGGCGAACGCGTGCTGCCGGGACATGCGTATATCGCGCCCGGCCACGCTCACCTGTTGCTTGCCCGCAGCGGCGCGAACTATATTGCTCACCTTTCGGACGACCCGCCGGTGAACCGGCATCGTCCGTCCGTGGATGTACTGTTCCGTTCGGCCGCGCAGCATGCGGGCAAGAACGCGGTCGGAGTGATCCTGACCGGGATGGGGCGCGACGGCGCCGCCGGACTGCTGGACATGAAAAAAGCGGGGGCGTACACCCTTGCGCAGGACGAGGCGAGCTGTATCGTGTTCGGCATGCCGCGTGAAGCGATTGCGCTTGGCGCGGCCGACGAGATCGCCTCGCTGCCGGAAATGAGCCGGCGCGTGATGGCGCGTCTGTCGTCGATGGGCGATCGCGTTCAGCGGGTATGA
- the cheY gene encoding chemotaxis response regulator CheY, whose protein sequence is MDKGMKILVVDDFPTMRRIVRNLLKELGYSNVDEAEDGQAGLARLRGGTYDFVISDWNMPNLDGLAMLKEIRADANLTHLPVLMVTAESKKENIIAAAQAGASGYVVKPFTAATLDEKLNKILEKMAKTGS, encoded by the coding sequence ATGGATAAGGGAATGAAGATTCTGGTTGTTGACGACTTTCCGACGATGCGCCGGATCGTTCGCAACCTGCTCAAAGAGCTCGGCTATTCGAACGTCGACGAAGCCGAAGACGGTCAGGCCGGTCTCGCGCGTCTGCGCGGGGGCACCTACGACTTCGTGATCTCCGACTGGAACATGCCGAACCTGGACGGTCTGGCCATGCTCAAGGAAATCCGCGCCGACGCCAACCTGACACACCTGCCGGTGCTGATGGTGACGGCCGAGTCGAAGAAGGAAAACATCATCGCGGCGGCCCAGGCCGGCGCGAGCGGTTATGTCGTCAAGCCGTTCACGGCCGCGACGCTCGACGAGAAGCTCAATAAGATTCTCGAGAAGATGGCCAAAACCGGGAGCTGA
- the cheZ gene encoding protein phosphatase CheZ, whose amino-acid sequence MNLPTNAQGAEAVHESGDFASDRILARIGQLTRTLRDSMRELGLDKHVERAAEAVPDARDRLKYIADMTEQAAERVLSAIDIAKPRQEQLKDDAGKLDARWEQWYAAPIEREEVRALMDDTRTFLRGVPEATSATNAQLMEIMLAQDFQDLTGQVIKKITDVVYLIEQQLLGVLVENIALERREQFAANAAALAAEVSSTGSPEHLLNGPQINPEGKTDVVQDQSQVDDLLASLGF is encoded by the coding sequence GTGAATCTGCCGACCAACGCGCAAGGCGCCGAAGCGGTCCACGAGAGCGGGGACTTCGCGTCCGACCGTATCCTCGCCCGCATTGGACAACTGACGCGCACGCTGCGCGACTCGATGCGCGAGCTTGGGCTCGACAAGCATGTCGAACGTGCGGCGGAAGCCGTGCCCGATGCTCGCGACCGTCTGAAGTACATCGCGGATATGACGGAACAGGCCGCCGAGCGCGTGCTGTCCGCGATCGACATCGCCAAGCCGCGCCAGGAGCAGTTGAAGGACGACGCGGGCAAACTCGACGCGCGTTGGGAGCAGTGGTACGCGGCGCCGATCGAGCGCGAAGAAGTGCGCGCGTTGATGGACGATACGCGAACCTTCTTGCGCGGCGTGCCCGAGGCGACGAGCGCGACCAACGCGCAGTTGATGGAGATCATGCTGGCGCAGGACTTCCAGGATTTGACGGGCCAGGTCATCAAGAAGATCACGGACGTGGTGTACCTGATCGAGCAGCAGCTGCTCGGCGTGCTGGTCGAGAACATCGCGCTCGAACGGCGCGAGCAGTTCGCGGCGAACGCGGCGGCGCTGGCGGCCGAAGTCTCGTCGACCGGCAGCCCCGAACATCTGCTGAACGGTCCGCAGATCAATCCGGAAGGCAAGACGGACGTGGTGCAGGACCAGTCGCAAGTCGACGATCTGCTGGCAAGCCTCGGCTTCTGA
- a CDS encoding DUF2844 domain-containing protein, with amino-acid sequence MWSRLRRAGIVTALALPCSLIVVQSAHAGLGGTPMTPPSDASVSSRTVQPGSGAANAAQGVMHSASSAASSVSASASYTVRETTLGSGTVVREYLAADGSVFGIAWRGPQMPDLNDLLGSYFPQYVAGVKAARAARGGGRGPVAVDQSSLVVRSGGHMGAFSGQAWLPPALPAGVSGSDIQ; translated from the coding sequence ATGTGGAGTCGTTTACGCCGCGCCGGGATCGTCACGGCGCTTGCTTTGCCTTGTTCGTTGATAGTCGTGCAGTCCGCTCATGCGGGACTGGGCGGCACCCCCATGACGCCTCCGTCGGACGCGTCGGTCTCTTCCCGTACCGTCCAGCCCGGCAGCGGCGCCGCCAATGCGGCGCAGGGCGTGATGCATTCCGCGTCCAGCGCGGCTTCCTCCGTTTCTGCTTCCGCCTCCTATACCGTGCGTGAAACCACGCTCGGCAGCGGCACCGTGGTTCGCGAATATCTGGCCGCGGACGGCTCCGTCTTCGGCATCGCATGGCGCGGCCCGCAAATGCCGGATCTGAACGATCTGCTCGGCAGCTATTTCCCGCAGTATGTGGCCGGCGTGAAGGCCGCCCGGGCGGCGCGCGGCGGCGGCCGCGGCCCCGTGGCGGTCGACCAGAGCAGCCTCGTGGTGCGCTCCGGCGGCCATATGGGCGCGTTCAGCGGCCAGGCGTGGTTGCCTCCGGCGCTGCCCGCCGGCGTCAGCGGTTCCGACATCCAGTAA
- a CDS encoding DUF3443 domain-containing protein yields MRTQHIAVKFKGWMQAVAALALVSALVACGGGGGSSNDSSTTLNGGSLPASPVQQPIAATAANTVPITVGKGVSGVVNIPTVSVTVCAPGSTSNCQTISNIQVDTGSFGLRVVASALNGSLLNALPAGTIGGAQLAECATFADGFTWGTVRTATIAIGSERTTAAIPMQIIGDKDASTVPTSGCGSGSPQNTVSDLGANGILGIGNSPTDCGGICANAATAANYSNYFACPGGASCTRTPVPLAQQVANPVASFPTDNNGVIVQMPPVPDTGAPSATGTLVFGIGTQSNNALTGVQVFTTDAFGDLNNSVFNGTTVQAFLDSGSNGYFFTDSSITLCGSNFSGFYCPSSAQTRSVTLVGLNNSRASASIGILSAATLFGNGNNYAFNDLAGQIGSSSSFDLGLPFFYGRHVYYGLDQTAKGGEAPFVAF; encoded by the coding sequence ATGCGAACCCAGCATATTGCTGTGAAGTTCAAGGGTTGGATGCAGGCTGTCGCGGCCCTGGCGCTGGTGTCGGCGCTCGTCGCGTGCGGCGGCGGTGGTGGCAGTTCCAACGATTCGTCGACCACGCTGAACGGCGGCTCGCTGCCCGCCAGCCCGGTCCAGCAGCCGATCGCCGCGACCGCGGCCAATACCGTGCCGATCACGGTCGGCAAGGGCGTGAGCGGGGTCGTCAATATTCCGACGGTCAGCGTGACCGTCTGTGCGCCCGGCTCGACTTCGAATTGCCAGACTATCAGCAATATCCAGGTCGATACCGGGTCGTTCGGGTTGCGGGTAGTCGCCTCGGCCCTGAACGGCTCGCTGCTCAATGCGTTGCCGGCCGGCACCATCGGCGGCGCGCAGCTCGCCGAATGCGCGACTTTCGCCGACGGCTTCACATGGGGCACGGTGCGCACCGCGACCATCGCGATCGGCAGTGAAAGAACGACGGCGGCGATCCCGATGCAGATCATCGGCGACAAGGACGCCAGCACGGTGCCCACAAGCGGTTGCGGCAGCGGCTCGCCCCAAAACACGGTCAGCGATCTCGGCGCGAACGGCATTCTCGGCATCGGCAACTCGCCCACGGATTGTGGCGGGATCTGCGCGAACGCCGCCACGGCGGCGAATTACAGCAACTACTTCGCGTGCCCGGGCGGCGCCTCCTGTACCCGCACCCCGGTCCCGCTCGCCCAACAGGTGGCCAACCCGGTCGCCTCGTTCCCGACCGACAACAACGGCGTGATCGTGCAGATGCCGCCGGTGCCGGACACTGGCGCGCCTTCGGCCACCGGCACATTGGTGTTCGGCATCGGCACCCAGTCGAACAATGCGCTCACCGGCGTCCAGGTCTTCACCACCGACGCCTTTGGCGACTTGAACAACAGCGTGTTTAACGGCACGACGGTGCAGGCGTTCCTCGATTCGGGCTCGAACGGCTACTTCTTTACCGATAGCTCCATTACGCTGTGCGGCAGCAACTTCTCGGGCTTTTACTGCCCGTCGTCCGCGCAGACCCGCTCGGTGACGCTGGTCGGACTGAACAATAGCCGGGCAAGCGCCAGCATCGGCATCCTGAGTGCGGCGACGCTGTTCGGCAATGGCAACAACTATGCGTTCAACGACCTGGCCGGACAGATCGGCAGCAGCAGCAGCTTCGATCTCGGTCTGCCGTTCTTCTATGGCCGTCACGTCTATTACGGCCTCGATCAGACCGCAAAGGGCGGCGAGGCGCCTTTCGTGGCCTTCTGA
- the flhB gene encoding flagellar biosynthesis protein FlhB, translated as MAEDSDLEKTESATPRRLQKAREEGQIVRSRELSTFALLAAGFFGVWGMSGSIGEHLQGMLRAAFTFDHAGAFETRRMMIGAGVASREGLYALLPILGFTGAAALFAPMALGGWQLSAKGLEPKFDRLNPIAGLGKMFSINGPIQLGLSLVKTLVVGVIGGTAIWNRREEILALATQPLQLALANTVHLIAVCCGMTVAGMFVVAALDVPYQLWQFHKKLRMTKEEVKREHRESEGDPHVKGRIRQQQRAIARRRMMTNVPKADVVVTNPTHFAVALQYTDGEMRAPKVVAKGVNLVAARIREIAAENNVPLLEAPPLARALYHNVELNREIPGPLYGAVAEVLAWVYQLRRFKTEGGAVPMAPTELDVPAELDKGGVSDDEADQEAADTLDPALNPDNQDASGASA; from the coding sequence GTGGCAGAGGATAGCGACCTCGAAAAAACCGAATCAGCTACTCCCCGGCGCCTGCAGAAGGCGCGCGAGGAAGGGCAGATCGTGCGTTCGCGGGAGCTGTCCACGTTTGCCCTGCTGGCGGCCGGGTTCTTCGGCGTGTGGGGGATGTCGGGCAGCATCGGCGAACATCTGCAGGGCATGCTGCGCGCGGCCTTCACGTTCGATCACGCCGGCGCATTCGAAACCCGCCGCATGATGATCGGCGCGGGCGTGGCGAGCCGCGAAGGGCTTTACGCGCTGCTGCCGATTCTCGGTTTCACCGGCGCGGCCGCCCTGTTCGCGCCGATGGCGCTCGGCGGCTGGCAGTTGTCGGCCAAAGGCCTCGAGCCGAAGTTCGACCGCCTCAATCCGATCGCCGGCCTCGGCAAGATGTTTTCGATCAACGGACCGATCCAGCTCGGCTTGTCGCTCGTCAAGACGCTGGTGGTCGGTGTGATCGGCGGCACGGCGATCTGGAATCGCCGCGAAGAGATTCTCGCGCTGGCGACCCAGCCGCTGCAGCTCGCGCTCGCCAACACCGTGCACCTGATCGCCGTGTGCTGCGGCATGACGGTGGCCGGCATGTTCGTCGTCGCCGCGCTGGATGTGCCGTATCAACTGTGGCAGTTCCACAAGAAGCTGCGCATGACGAAGGAAGAGGTGAAGCGCGAACACCGCGAAAGCGAAGGCGATCCGCACGTCAAAGGCCGGATCCGCCAGCAGCAGCGCGCGATTGCGCGGCGCCGTATGATGACCAACGTGCCGAAGGCCGACGTGGTGGTGACCAATCCGACGCACTTCGCCGTGGCGCTGCAATACACCGACGGCGAGATGCGCGCGCCGAAGGTGGTCGCCAAGGGCGTGAACCTCGTAGCGGCGCGGATTCGCGAGATCGCGGCCGAAAACAACGTGCCGTTGCTGGAAGCTCCGCCGCTCGCGCGGGCGCTGTATCACAACGTCGAACTGAACCGCGAGATTCCGGGCCCGCTGTATGGCGCGGTCGCCGAAGTGCTCGCGTGGGTGTATCAGTTGCGGCGCTTCAAAACCGAAGGCGGCGCCGTCCCGATGGCGCCGACCGAGCTAGACGTGCCCGCCGAACTCGACAAGGGCGGCGTATCGGACGACGAAGCCGATCAGGAAGCCGCCGATACGCTCGACCCCGCCCTCAACCCAGATAACCAAGACGCTTCAGGAGCCTCCGCATGA
- the flhA gene encoding flagellar biosynthesis protein FlhA, with protein sequence MNARAGFLARRPDALSGTNLRALAGPVLICMILGMMILPLPPFLLDLLFTFNIALSVMVLLVSMYTMKPLDFAAFPSVLLFSTLLRLSLNVASTRVVLLEGHTGPDAAGQVIESFGHFLVGGNFAVGIVVFIILMVINFMVITKGAGRIAEVSARFTLDAMPGKQMAIDADLNAGLINEEQARKRRSEVSQEAEFYGSMDGASKFVRGDAIAGLLIMVINIVGGLIVGMVQHGMDFASAGKNYTLLTIGDGLVAQIPSLVISTAAGVIVSRVATNEDIGTQLTGQLFTNPRVLVITGCILVLMGLIPGMPHFAFLILGGGLIQLGRTMKKRAEERKNTTALVDVAPAALAPVENTEASWDDVTMIDTLGLEVGYRLIPLVDKNSDGELLKRIKSIRKKFAQEIGFLPPVIHIRDNLELRPNGYRIALKGVEVGVGEAYPGQWLAINPGQVSAALPGTPTQDPAFGLPAIWIDTNLREQAQVYGYTVVDSSTVVATHLNHLVVTHASELLGRREVQALLERMQKDTPSLVDDLVPKSLPLTTLQKVLQNLLEEGVPIRDMRTILEALSEHTPKITDAHDLTAAVRLALGRAITQQWFPGTGDMQVMGLDSNLERVLSQALSTGSNPGLEPGLAHTLLNETQKAMTRQQNLGLAPVLLVQHALRPMLARFLRRSLPQLKVLSYAEVPDTRNIKVVNLIGAHG encoded by the coding sequence ATGAATGCTCGCGCCGGTTTCCTCGCTCGACGGCCGGATGCCTTGAGCGGCACCAATTTGCGCGCCCTCGCCGGGCCGGTGCTGATCTGCATGATCCTCGGCATGATGATTTTGCCGTTGCCGCCGTTCCTGCTGGATCTGCTGTTCACTTTCAACATCGCACTTTCCGTGATGGTGCTGCTCGTCAGCATGTACACGATGAAGCCGCTCGACTTCGCCGCGTTCCCGAGCGTGCTGCTGTTCTCGACCTTGCTGCGCCTTTCGCTGAACGTGGCGTCCACGCGCGTCGTGCTGCTCGAAGGCCACACCGGTCCGGATGCGGCGGGGCAGGTGATCGAGTCGTTCGGTCACTTCCTCGTGGGCGGCAACTTCGCGGTGGGTATCGTCGTCTTCATCATCTTGATGGTCATCAACTTCATGGTGATCACCAAGGGCGCGGGGCGGATCGCGGAAGTGTCCGCGCGCTTCACGCTCGATGCGATGCCCGGCAAGCAGATGGCGATCGACGCCGACCTGAACGCCGGCCTCATCAACGAGGAACAGGCGAGAAAGCGCCGCTCCGAGGTCTCGCAGGAAGCCGAGTTCTACGGCTCGATGGACGGCGCGAGCAAATTCGTGCGCGGCGATGCGATTGCCGGTCTGCTGATCATGGTGATCAACATCGTGGGCGGGTTGATCGTCGGGATGGTTCAGCACGGCATGGACTTCGCGTCCGCCGGCAAGAACTACACGCTGCTGACCATTGGTGACGGCCTCGTCGCGCAGATTCCTTCGCTGGTGATTTCGACCGCAGCGGGTGTGATCGTCTCGCGGGTCGCGACCAACGAAGACATCGGCACGCAGCTCACCGGCCAGTTGTTCACCAATCCGCGCGTGCTGGTGATCACCGGCTGCATTCTCGTGCTGATGGGCCTGATTCCGGGCATGCCGCACTTTGCGTTTCTGATTCTCGGCGGCGGTCTGATCCAGCTTGGCCGCACCATGAAAAAGCGTGCCGAGGAACGCAAGAACACCACGGCGCTCGTCGATGTCGCGCCGGCCGCGCTGGCGCCGGTCGAAAACACCGAAGCAAGCTGGGACGACGTGACGATGATCGACACGCTCGGCCTCGAAGTCGGCTACCGCTTGATTCCGCTCGTCGACAAGAACTCGGACGGCGAACTGCTCAAGCGGATCAAGAGCATCCGCAAGAAGTTCGCGCAGGAAATCGGCTTTTTGCCACCGGTCATTCATATTCGCGACAACCTGGAATTGCGGCCGAATGGCTACCGCATCGCACTGAAGGGTGTCGAGGTCGGCGTCGGCGAAGCGTATCCGGGCCAGTGGCTGGCGATCAATCCTGGGCAGGTCTCCGCCGCGCTGCCGGGCACGCCGACGCAGGATCCCGCCTTCGGCTTGCCGGCTATCTGGATCGACACGAACCTGCGCGAACAGGCGCAGGTATATGGCTACACCGTGGTCGATTCGAGCACCGTGGTGGCCACCCACCTGAATCACCTCGTGGTCACGCATGCGTCCGAACTGCTCGGCCGCCGGGAAGTGCAGGCACTGCTCGAGCGGATGCAGAAGGACACGCCGTCGCTGGTCGACGATCTGGTGCCCAAGTCGCTGCCGCTCACCACGCTGCAAAAGGTGCTGCAAAACCTGCTGGAAGAAGGCGTGCCGATCCGCGATATGCGCACGATTCTCGAAGCGCTCTCCGAACACACGCCGAAGATCACCGACGCGCACGATCTCACCGCCGCCGTACGCCTCGCGCTGGGCCGCGCGATCACGCAGCAGTGGTTCCCGGGCACCGGCGACATGCAGGTGATGGGCCTCGATTCGAATCTCGAACGGGTGCTCTCGCAGGCGCTCTCGACCGGTTCCAACCCGGGTCTCGAGCCGGGCCTCGCCCACACGCTACTGAACGAGACCCAGAAGGCGATGACGCGTCAGCAGAATCTCGGGCTTGCGCCGGTGCTGCTGGTGCAGCACGCATTGCGGCCGATGCTCGCGCGCTTCCTGCGCCGCAGCCTGCCGCAACTGAAGGTGCTGTCGTACGCGGAAGTCCCCGATACGCGCAATATCAAGGTGGTGAACCTGATCGGCGCGCACGGTTAA